The proteins below are encoded in one region of Clostridium estertheticum:
- a CDS encoding RNA-binding S4 domain-containing protein: MNEIQVDTGIIKLDAFLKWAGIASQGSEAKFYIKNEEVKLNGVVETQRGKKLVKGDIIEFNNESYKII; the protein is encoded by the coding sequence ATGAATGAAATACAAGTAGATACAGGTATAATTAAATTAGATGCTTTTCTAAAATGGGCTGGAATAGCATCGCAAGGCTCTGAAGCGAAATTTTATATAAAAAATGAAGAAGTTAAACTTAATGGTGTTGTAGAAACTCAAAGGGGTAAAAAATTAGTTAAAGGTGATATAATTGAATTTAACAATGAGTCTTACAAAATAATTTAA
- the recF gene encoding DNA replication/repair protein RecF (All proteins in this family for which functions are known are DNA-binding proteins that assist the filamentation of RecA onto DNA for the initiation of recombination or recombinational repair.), whose protein sequence is MHVKYLQLKDFRNYTELVIELNKGTNVFVGDNAQGKTNILEAIYYCSLAKSHRTNRDKELINWNGTEAYIKLYVCKTRLDKKIEIKIFKEGKKGVNINSIKVQKLSELVGSFNVIMFSPEDLNIVKESPSYRRKFLDIELCKLSRRYYYNLSQYKKILNERNLAIKKWNTNIDIIDVYDRQLSEFGAVIIKDRIAYIEKLNILSKTIHSNITSKSEVIEIKYLTQIKELDNIQESFYLLLCKNRRRDIETRTTSVGPHRDDFSIQLNGIDARIFGSQGQQRTSVLTIKFGALEIIKELTGEYPVLLLDDVLSELDTKRQEYILNSIKEVQTLITCTGVNNIRKYLNPESKIFEVMSGGVKEIT, encoded by the coding sequence ATGCATGTAAAATATTTACAACTCAAGGATTTTAGAAATTATACTGAATTAGTTATAGAATTAAATAAAGGCACTAATGTATTTGTAGGAGATAATGCTCAAGGTAAAACAAATATTTTAGAGGCAATTTATTATTGTAGTTTAGCTAAATCTCACAGAACTAATAGAGATAAGGAATTAATAAACTGGAATGGTACGGAAGCGTATATAAAACTTTATGTATGTAAAACAAGACTCGATAAAAAAATAGAAATAAAAATTTTTAAAGAAGGTAAAAAAGGCGTTAATATAAATTCTATAAAAGTTCAAAAATTATCTGAGCTCGTGGGTAGTTTTAACGTGATTATGTTTTCTCCTGAAGATTTAAATATAGTTAAAGAATCACCATCATACAGACGTAAATTTTTAGATATTGAACTATGCAAGCTAAGCCGTAGGTATTATTATAATTTATCTCAATATAAAAAAATTTTGAATGAGAGAAATTTAGCTATAAAAAAATGGAATACAAATATTGACATTATAGATGTATATGATAGACAACTTAGTGAATTTGGTGCAGTAATAATAAAAGATAGAATTGCTTATATAGAAAAATTAAATATATTATCAAAAACAATACATAGCAATATAACATCTAAAAGTGAGGTAATTGAAATTAAATATTTAACTCAAATTAAGGAGTTAGATAATATACAAGAGAGCTTTTATTTGCTTTTATGTAAAAATAGAAGGAGAGATATAGAAACTAGAACTACATCAGTAGGACCACATAGAGATGATTTTTCTATACAGCTAAATGGCATTGATGCTAGAATATTTGGATCTCAAGGCCAGCAAAGAACTTCGGTTTTAACCATTAAGTTTGGAGCTCTTGAAATAATAAAAGAACTTACTGGAGAATACCCAGTATTGTTACTTGATGATGTTTTGTCTGAATTAGATACAAAAAGGCAAGAATATATATTAAATTCTATAAAAGAAGTTCAAACGTTAATTACATGTACTGGAGTTAATAATATAAGAAAATATTTAAATCCTGAAAGTAAGATATTTGAAGTTATGTCAGGTGGAGTAAAAGAAATTACATAG
- the dnaN gene encoding DNA polymerase III subunit beta, which produces MKFICEKSMLQEAISNVQKAITGKSTMPVLQGILLDARNGELTLIGSDIDLSIEAKITADVMEDGSVVLDSKLFGEIIRKLPNSAVEISSDENNSIKIVCQKSYATIIHMDSEDYPSLPDIIENMVFSISQKLLRNMMKGTIFAVAQDETRPILTGVLFEIKNKKLNLVALDGYRVAFRSEPVDNDSSISAVIPGKTLSEVSKILEETDEVVNITFTPNHILFNLGKTKVISRLLEGEFIKYSSIIPEEYNLKITAKRSELLNCIERASLMAKEGNTNLVKFNIEEDNMIITSNSQLGKAREEINIILQGEPLQIAFNSKYLIELLKIMDEEEIVMEFSSGVNPCVVRNKEKDNCTYMVLPVRIRATNN; this is translated from the coding sequence ATGAAGTTTATATGTGAAAAATCAATGTTACAAGAAGCAATCTCAAATGTTCAAAAAGCAATTACTGGAAAATCAACAATGCCTGTATTACAAGGAATATTACTAGATGCTAGAAACGGTGAATTAACCCTTATAGGATCTGATATTGATTTGAGTATTGAGGCTAAAATTACTGCAGACGTTATGGAGGATGGTAGTGTTGTTTTAGATTCTAAACTTTTTGGTGAAATTATAAGAAAGTTACCTAATAGTGCAGTGGAAATAAGTTCCGATGAAAACAATTCTATTAAAATAGTTTGTCAAAAATCTTATGCAACTATAATACATATGGATAGTGAAGATTATCCTAGTTTGCCTGATATAATTGAAAATATGGTTTTTTCTATATCTCAAAAATTATTGAGAAATATGATGAAGGGAACTATATTTGCAGTTGCTCAAGATGAAACTAGACCCATTCTTACAGGCGTTTTGTTTGAAATAAAAAATAAAAAACTGAATTTAGTAGCATTGGATGGATATAGAGTTGCCTTTAGAAGTGAACCAGTGGATAATGATTCTAGTATAAGTGCTGTAATTCCAGGTAAAACATTAAGTGAAGTATCAAAAATACTAGAAGAAACAGATGAAGTAGTAAATATAACATTCACACCAAATCATATTTTGTTTAATCTTGGGAAAACTAAGGTTATATCAAGGTTACTAGAAGGTGAATTTATAAAATATAGCTCAATAATACCAGAAGAATATAATCTAAAAATCACAGCTAAAAGGTCCGAATTACTAAATTGTATAGAAAGAGCTTCTCTAATGGCTAAAGAGGGAAATACCAATTTAGTTAAATTTAATATAGAAGAAGATAACATGATAATTACATCCAATTCTCAATTGGGAAAGGCAAGAGAGGAAATAAATATAATTTTGCAAGGTGAGCCTCTTCAAATTGCATTTAACTCAAAATATCTAATCGAACTGCTTAAAATAATGGATGAGGAAGAAATTGTTATGGAATTTTCTAGTGGAGTTAATCCTTGCGTTGTAAGAAATAAAGAAAAGGATAATTGCACATACATGGTACTACCAGTAAGAATAAGAGCAACAAACAACTAA
- the remB gene encoding extracellular matrix regulator RemB, which produces MFLHLGENVVVPIKDIIGIFDMETTMYSSDTIQFLRMAEEDGFVERITKNTAKSFVIAEVDKKSKIYLSPISSQTLCKRTETVYYEL; this is translated from the coding sequence ATGTTTTTACATTTAGGAGAAAATGTAGTAGTACCCATAAAAGATATTATAGGGATATTTGATATGGAAACTACTATGTATAGCTCAGACACTATCCAATTTTTAAGAATGGCTGAAGAAGATGGTTTTGTAGAGAGGATAACAAAGAATACTGCAAAATCTTTTGTAATTGCTGAGGTGGATAAAAAAAGTAAAATATATCTATCACCAATATCATCGCAAACTTTATGCAAGAGAACAGAAACTGTATATTATGAGCTTTAG
- the gyrA gene encoding DNA gyrase subunit A: protein MINNQGKIKPIDIRYEMKKSYIDYAMSVIVSRALPDVRDGLKPVHRRILFSMHELGLTPEKGFRKCARIVGDVLGKYHPHGDTAVYGALVRMAQDFSQRCTLVEGHGNFGSVDGDGAAAMRYTEAKMSKITTQMLRDINKDTVDFVPNFDGEEKEPSVLPSRFPNLLVNGSTGIAVGMATNIPPHNLIEVIDGVLMVIEDSEVTINDLMTKIKGPDFPTGGIILGRAGIKSAYETGRGRILVRAKTDIEENKGRNTIIVTELPYQVNKAKLIEGIADLVKDKKIDGISDLRDESDREGMRIVIELKRDANPNIVLNRLFKHTRMQDTFGVIMIALVNNEPQTLNLKQILVYYLEHQKDVIRRRTQFDLDKALARAHILEGLKIALDHIDEVIRLIRASKTISEAKESLMSSFDLSEKQATAIVEMRLGRLTGLERGKIEDEYNELMKTVNYLKGILADELVLLNIIRDELIEVRNKYGDTRRSSIEKNPYSLDEEDLIQEQDIVITLTHAGYIKRLPADTYSAQKRGGRGIQGVTTKEDDFVEHIFITTTHNNILFFTNKGKSFKLKAYEIPEGGRTAKGTNLINIIPLASDEKIQAVICLKEFAQDNYLVMGTKNGLIKKTSLDKYSAIRKNGLNAINLREDDELIGAAITNGDSEMLFVTRNGYSIRFSEKDVRGMGRTATGVKSLTLREEDIVVSMNIVTPEEELLVISENGFGKRTLVSEYSLQHRGGKGVITYKVSAKTGKLVGARIVKDGDEMILINSNGIVIRLNVAGISTTSRNTMGVTLMKNGDGDNIVAIAKINSSDVIDTDEESSDGETNSEVVQEDSAKDVIKEASVNENQDIDVVDNTTDKIEE, encoded by the coding sequence ATGATTAATAATCAGGGAAAAATTAAACCTATTGATATAAGGTATGAAATGAAAAAATCTTATATAGATTACGCTATGAGTGTTATTGTAAGTCGTGCTCTTCCAGATGTACGTGATGGACTTAAACCTGTTCATAGAAGAATATTATTTTCTATGCATGAACTAGGATTAACACCAGAGAAGGGATTTAGAAAGTGTGCAAGGATTGTAGGAGATGTTTTAGGTAAGTATCATCCACATGGTGATACTGCGGTATATGGAGCACTCGTTAGAATGGCTCAAGACTTTTCACAAAGATGTACTTTAGTTGAGGGTCATGGCAATTTCGGTTCTGTAGATGGTGATGGAGCAGCTGCAATGAGATATACAGAAGCTAAAATGAGCAAAATTACAACTCAGATGCTTCGCGATATTAATAAAGATACAGTAGATTTTGTTCCTAACTTTGATGGAGAAGAAAAAGAACCATCAGTACTTCCTTCAAGATTTCCGAATCTTTTAGTTAATGGATCAACAGGAATTGCAGTAGGAATGGCAACCAATATACCTCCACATAATTTAATAGAAGTTATAGATGGAGTACTTATGGTTATTGAAGATTCAGAAGTCACTATAAATGATTTAATGACAAAAATAAAAGGACCAGATTTTCCTACAGGTGGAATAATACTCGGACGAGCAGGAATAAAAAGTGCTTATGAAACAGGAAGAGGAAGGATACTTGTAAGGGCTAAAACAGACATTGAAGAAAATAAAGGTAGAAATACAATAATAGTAACAGAGTTGCCTTACCAAGTTAATAAAGCAAAACTTATAGAAGGTATTGCAGACTTAGTAAAAGATAAAAAAATAGATGGAATATCAGATTTAAGAGATGAATCAGATAGAGAAGGTATGCGAATTGTTATAGAACTTAAAAGAGATGCAAATCCTAATATAGTATTAAATAGGTTATTTAAACATACTAGGATGCAAGATACTTTTGGAGTTATAATGATAGCTCTTGTAAATAATGAACCTCAAACTTTAAATCTAAAACAAATTTTAGTTTACTATTTAGAACATCAAAAAGATGTAATAAGAAGAAGAACTCAATTTGATCTTGATAAAGCACTAGCAAGAGCCCATATCTTAGAAGGTTTAAAAATTGCGCTAGATCATATTGACGAAGTAATTCGTTTAATAAGAGCATCAAAGACCATTAGTGAGGCTAAAGAAAGTTTAATGAGTTCATTTGATTTATCTGAAAAACAAGCTACAGCTATTGTTGAAATGAGACTTGGAAGACTCACAGGCCTTGAAAGAGGTAAAATTGAAGATGAGTACAACGAATTAATGAAAACGGTAAATTACTTAAAAGGAATATTAGCGGATGAATTAGTATTGTTAAACATAATTAGGGATGAATTAATAGAAGTTAGAAATAAATATGGTGATACTAGAAGATCATCAATAGAAAAAAATCCATATAGCTTAGATGAGGAAGATTTAATACAAGAGCAAGATATTGTAATAACTTTAACTCATGCAGGATATATAAAGAGACTTCCAGCTGATACTTATAGCGCTCAAAAAAGAGGGGGTAGAGGGATACAGGGTGTTACTACAAAAGAAGATGATTTCGTAGAACATATCTTTATAACTACCACTCATAACAATATTTTATTCTTCACAAATAAGGGAAAATCATTTAAGTTAAAAGCTTATGAGATTCCAGAAGGTGGAAGAACCGCTAAAGGAACAAACTTAATAAATATTATACCACTCGCAAGTGACGAAAAGATTCAAGCAGTTATATGTCTTAAAGAGTTTGCGCAGGATAATTATCTTGTAATGGGAACAAAAAATGGATTAATTAAGAAAACATCATTAGATAAATATTCAGCTATTAGGAAGAATGGTTTAAATGCAATAAACTTAAGAGAAGATGATGAACTAATTGGAGCTGCAATAACTAATGGAGATAGCGAAATGCTATTTGTTACTAGAAATGGTTACTCTATAAGGTTTAGTGAAAAAGATGTAAGAGGTATGGGTAGAACTGCAACTGGGGTTAAGTCATTAACCTTAAGAGAAGAAGATATCGTGGTTTCTATGAATATAGTTACACCTGAAGAAGAACTTTTAGTTATAAGTGAAAATGGATTTGGTAAGAGAACCTTAGTTTCTGAATACTCACTTCAGCATAGAGGTGGTAAGGGAGTAATAACTTATAAGGTATCTGCCAAAACAGGGAAACTCGTTGGGGCTAGAATAGTAAAAGACGGCGACGAAATGATACTTATAAACAGTAATGGTATTGTTATAAGATTAAACGTAGCTGGAATATCGACTACGAGTAGGAATACTATGGGAGTTACTTTAATGAAAAACGGAGATGGAGATAACATTGTAGCTATTGCTAAAATTAATAGCAGTGATGTAATTGATACGGATGAGGAATCTTCTGATGGAGAGACGAATTCCGAAGTTGTACAAGAAGACTCTGCAAAAGATGTCATTAAAGAAGCTTCTGTTAATGAAAATCAGGATATAGATGTAGTAGATAATACGACTGATAAAATAGAAGAATAA
- the gyrB gene encoding DNA topoisomerase (ATP-hydrolyzing) subunit B, with translation MEINNVYDESQIQVLEGLEAVRKRPGMYIGSTSIRGLHHLVYEIVDNSIDEALAGFCKNINVIIHQDNSITVIDDGRGMPVGIHHKMKIPTVEVIMTVLHAGGKFGGGAYKVSGGLHGVGSSVVNALSVVCEVEVRKDGHIWKQTFAKGKTTSTLVDIGTTTEHGTKVFFTPDPEIFEEIDFDFETLSQRLRELAFLNKGLRITLTDERDGKNHEFLYEGGIKSFVDYLNRNKGTIHETIYMEGSKDDYVVEIALQYNDTYTENIFSFANNIDTVEGGTHLVGFKTALTRVVNDYAKKFGFLKDNDKNLSGEDVREGLTAVISIKLTDPQFEGQTKTKLGNSEVRGIVDSIVGEAISNVLEEDPQLGKSIIDKGLNAARAREAAKKAREFTRRKSILESTTLPGKLSDCASKDPMECEIYLVEGDSAGGSAKQGRDRKFQAILPLKGKIMNVEKQRIDKMLASLEIRAMITAFGAGIGKDFDVTKIRYDRIIIMTDADVDGAHIRTLLLTFFYRYMKELVEGGHVYVAQPPLFKVTKGKKEHYVYTEKELEATLVEFGGKDSNTDIQRYKGLGEMNPEQLWDTTMNPEERTLLQVHVEDAMAADEIFTILMGDKVEPRREFIQENAKGVLNLDI, from the coding sequence ATGGAAATAAATAATGTTTATGACGAGAGTCAAATACAAGTACTTGAAGGACTAGAAGCTGTAAGGAAAAGACCCGGTATGTATATAGGAAGCACTAGTATCCGTGGTCTTCATCACCTTGTTTATGAAATTGTAGATAATAGTATAGATGAGGCATTAGCAGGATTTTGTAAAAATATTAATGTAATCATACACCAAGATAATTCTATAACTGTTATAGATGATGGTCGTGGAATGCCAGTAGGAATACATCATAAAATGAAAATTCCTACTGTAGAAGTTATAATGACGGTGCTTCATGCAGGTGGAAAGTTTGGCGGTGGAGCATATAAAGTATCAGGTGGTCTTCATGGTGTTGGATCATCTGTAGTTAATGCATTGTCTGTTGTTTGTGAAGTAGAAGTTAGAAAAGATGGACATATATGGAAACAAACGTTCGCTAAAGGAAAAACTACAAGCACACTTGTAGATATAGGAACAACTACTGAACATGGAACAAAGGTCTTTTTTACTCCAGATCCAGAAATATTTGAAGAAATTGATTTTGATTTCGAAACACTATCACAAAGATTAAGAGAATTAGCTTTTTTAAATAAAGGATTAAGAATAACTCTAACGGATGAGCGAGATGGTAAGAATCACGAATTTCTGTATGAGGGTGGAATAAAATCCTTTGTAGATTATTTAAACAGAAATAAAGGAACAATTCATGAGACTATATACATGGAAGGAAGCAAAGATGATTATGTTGTTGAAATAGCACTTCAGTATAACGATACATACACAGAAAACATATTTTCTTTTGCTAATAATATAGATACCGTAGAAGGTGGAACACACCTAGTTGGATTCAAGACTGCATTAACAAGAGTAGTAAATGATTATGCTAAAAAATTTGGATTTTTGAAAGATAATGATAAGAATTTATCAGGAGAAGATGTTCGTGAAGGTCTTACAGCGGTTATATCTATAAAGCTTACAGATCCTCAATTTGAAGGTCAAACAAAAACTAAACTTGGAAATAGTGAAGTAAGGGGTATAGTTGACAGTATAGTTGGCGAGGCAATCAGTAATGTTCTAGAAGAAGATCCTCAACTTGGTAAAAGTATAATAGATAAAGGATTAAATGCAGCAAGGGCAAGGGAAGCTGCAAAAAAAGCAAGAGAATTTACAAGACGTAAATCAATCTTAGAAAGTACTACGCTTCCAGGAAAATTATCAGACTGTGCCTCAAAAGATCCTATGGAATGTGAAATATATTTGGTCGAGGGTGATTCAGCTGGTGGTTCAGCGAAACAAGGTCGCGATAGAAAATTCCAAGCAATACTTCCTCTAAAGGGAAAAATAATGAATGTTGAAAAACAAAGAATTGATAAAATGCTTGCTTCACTTGAAATTAGAGCTATGATAACTGCTTTTGGTGCTGGTATAGGTAAAGATTTTGATGTAACGAAAATAAGATATGATCGTATTATTATTATGACAGATGCAGATGTAGATGGAGCACATATTAGGACCTTATTATTAACATTCTTCTACAGATACATGAAAGAATTAGTAGAGGGAGGACACGTATATGTAGCTCAACCTCCATTATTTAAGGTTACTAAAGGTAAGAAAGAGCATTATGTATATACCGAAAAAGAGCTTGAAGCGACACTTGTTGAATTTGGTGGAAAAGATAGTAACACTGATATACAAAGATACAAAGGTCTTGGGGAAATGAATCCAGAACAGCTTTGGGATACAACAATGAACCCTGAGGAAAGAACTCTGCTTCAAGTACATGTTGAGGATGCAATGGCAGCAGATGAAATATTCACTATTCTCATGGGTGATAAAGTAGAGCCACGTCGTGAGTTTATACAGGAGAATGCTAAAGGTGTGCTTAACTTAGATATATAG